ttcaactcatcaagaacatcggaaaacttctgagagttagaaggcacaaccctaggatttcttgtattccttccttttcttttcagggacttagaaacaggagatttttctttttccttgattgaagatttaacaatcatgttgacaccctttccatctgacatggtgctttaagaacaattataaacaactggatttgtgtgattgaatctcctaactcaacaagcaatcttatataggatgtcaaaaaggaaaaaagaatgtagggttcgaaacctattgacaggttcgtatacacccaactctaaaaccctataaagagtagaattgtcgataataacccttttattttatttgatagacagaaaataacaaatctaagaaaagaaggaaaaactttactgaagcctgaatcaacactcaatcttgtctcttttcgatcaggcacatgagacaagattttcccaacaacacaatcaagttgtgttgcgatgaacaacaatttttccatctttttcctcaagggatgaatcttcagacttctgtctatcaaaacgattcgaccatactttcttttcaaatggtcttactctatctctggaaaccaacttcttagatgaagataagatcctacatacctcggcggtcttctgagcaagtttcagcttccttgctaatcgatctgctcttcgtcgaagtttgctggcgtgccttatttggtgcttgtacttgtaacaccttgatagtttgtgtcccttcatcgaacaaaacgagcacgtcaaacttggatagtattcaggcatctgagatgtgcaagcagctagacatacagtagatcctgaaacattactgacagggtttccagttagagaatcttccatcttgattggctttccttcttctccgaacccattgaggttgatatatgtattgctacaagtatcaaaatcgatgttttcaccaaggagccctacacttgatttcctatcttcatcggaatcataggtttcagatatttcatcaagtgttacagctagacctttgttcccagtgtattttctacgatttgggcattcgttagcaaaatggcgaaaactcttacacttaaagcactgaggcatgtcctcgtcatcagcctcgtcagcatccctgtttttaggaggtatgcgaccgtgaggtttgtctgatgacctaggtttgtctcttgaaaaccgtttacttctcttcaacataagatccctaaactgtcttgtgatcaaggggaccgacttgtcaaggtcttcatctgaaaaataattctcagactgatcatcctcagagacatgaacacttttacctttggcaagtaatttagtgctcttctgtgctttaaaggaaaaatccttaccgactttggatgtatgctcatggtcaaagatcatTAGATtcccaaccaaggtatttctggaaagattattgaggttattcccctcaacgatggcatgcttattaaacttgtatctagatggcagcgatctgagaattttcatcacgacgtccttttcaggaatagtcttacccaattcaaaagatgcattaacaatttcagacactttgtgattaaactcatcaaatgtttcttcatatgccatacgaaggttctctcaatcggaattaaggttttgaagcctatcttccttttcactggagtttccttcaaatatggtttctaagatatcccaagcatctttagacctagtgcaattagacacacaTTACAAAAAAACCAACCAAATGCTACTTGACCAATGGTAGTGGCCTATTCAAATCTTTAGTTGCCTAACAATTTATGCAATTAATGTTAGTTGCCCAGGCGTAGTGCCGTAAGAGGGTGTTGTTTTATGTTTAAAGCAACAAGTTCGCACTGGTTAGTTGGTCCCCATGTTTAAAGATACTAGTTTGGCTAGTTGGCCAACAGATGTCACCTAATAGGTAAAGTCACTAATTTGTGTAGTCGTCAGGTTATTAGCGAAAATATTAAGGCAACAACTATCTTTTAATTGTTTAATAGATTTTGCATTTAGAGATCCATCTAGTGGCCAACAACATAAAACCACTGGCTTTTGTAGTAGTCGTTTCATATGCCTAATGGTTTAAGACACTAATTCTTGTCTAGTTGTGGTTTAAGACACTAGTTCTTGTCTAGTTGTTCAATAGGTCACGGATAAATTATTTCATGCATTTGCAAAAATATATATGCAACTAAGTTTTAGTAGCCAATCTTTTAGGCTACAAGTATCTCTAATAATCTCTAGTATCCAAATGGCTAAAAGCTACTACCATTGCAGCAACAACAGTAGCCAACTCATACATGAAACCAACTTCGGAGTTCCTAAACTTAAAGAGCCATTAGTTCTCTAGATTTTAAATAGGTAATGCTACTAACATCTCAGATAGACCGGTGAGAGGGCTGATCTGGGCTTGACCGGTGCTACGGACCCAGACCTAGAAGAAAAGTCCATCCGTAAATAACTTCCCAAATTTAATGCATTACCaaatattaataaataaatattaattgAATTTCTATAATTAACAATAAATACTAAAAAAAGATAtaccaaaaataattttttatttaatagCATTCGTTAAAACAAAGAAGTttccaaacaaaaaaatcaagaatatcgTAATCCCACCCGAAATATCAGGACcacaagaccaaaaaaaaaagagaaagttcTTCTAAGATCTAAGCTAGATCTTTCTAAAAAGAGACTCTAAATAACAGAAATAATAAATGCATCTAAACCTCAACATattctcttcatcatcctcttcgAGTTCCCTGTCCGGATTCTCCTCGTCATTCTTCTTGACCATCTGCAAAGGCATCTACATCCTCCTCTTCAGCTTCCATATCACTACCTTCAAAGGCATCTCGATGTTCATGAATTTGACTCCCGTGCACATcagcatcttcatcatcatcttccgcTTCATCTTCAGATGATAATTCCATAGCCGGCATGCCATTTTTAACAAGATATTCATTCAACCACTTCTTTGTCGCGTTCGGACCTGTTTCTTTCTTAAGCCTTTTGTTTTCCTGTTCCAAGGATGCCATTCTTACTTTCAATtcggccatttcttcttcttttttctggtaTAAACTGTAGTTAGTTGGATGAGCCTTGCGACGACGTTTACCCGAACATCCAGCATTACGAACTTTGTTAAATATCTCTTCTGGAGTGTCATTAGTTTCTCCCCGATCTGCGGCTTCCTTCATGGCCTTCATTTTTTCCTGCACATTAATTCAAAacacaaattaatcacaaagtagGCAACCAGAATCAAATGAGTTTGGGCAGGCAATAGCAggttgaaggaaaaaaagaaatactGACTACAAAGTAGAATTCCAGAATAAAGAACCGTACTTAATGTGGCCACTATTCACAAAAATTCCCATAATAAAGAACCATACTTATTCACAAAAATTCTACCAGGAGCAGTTTTCACTTAACCGATGATAAGAAACTCAAAACTCTGATATAAAAATgttgcatatttttcttcacttaaTCTTTTGGCAGAATGAGCACAACATTGCATAGCATAATTTTGCAATTCTATTTGTGCAAATCATGATTGTGTAAATAATAATCTATAAATAGATACATATCAAACATGTTTCATCAATGAAGGATTATTTCTTACACTCATTTCTTTGCATTTGGCGTTGATTTTCTTTTCAGGATCATGGGTTCGTCGGAAGAAAGTCACTGGATCACAAGGCTCTCCGGCTTGCAGCTTTGAAATGGAAAACATCATCATATAAAACAACATATCATGTAATAAACACATCTGACTCGTAAACAATATCATTAAATAAAACAATTGAAGCAGGCATAATATATACCAACTCGTATTCGATACTAGTGAAACTTTTGTTGCCATTGCTGTGGTTGATACCGTTGAGTTGCTTCACAGCCGCACCAAGACGTCCTCTTTCAGAATTTTTCTATCGCATGAGGTAAAATGTAAGTTAATATGAAGTTAAGTGTAAGAATGCAGACAAATATAAGACAAAATG
Above is a genomic segment from Papaver somniferum cultivar HN1 chromosome 10, ASM357369v1, whole genome shotgun sequence containing:
- the LOC113315622 gene encoding uncharacterized protein LOC113315622 — its product is MCEHFTTDAFKKNSERGRLGAAVKQLNGINHSNGNKSFTSIEYELLQAGEPCDPVTFFRRTHDPEKKINAKCKEMSEKMKAMKEAADRGETNDTPEEIFNKVRNAGCSGKRRRKAHPTNYSLYQKKEEEMAELKVRMASLEQENKRLKKETGPNATKKWLNEYLVKNGMPAMELSSEDEAEDDDEDADVHGSQIHEHRDAFEGSDMEAEEEDVDAFADGQEE